The proteins below come from a single Salvelinus alpinus chromosome 18, SLU_Salpinus.1, whole genome shotgun sequence genomic window:
- the thap1 gene encoding THAP domain-containing protein 1 isoform X1, whose protein sequence is MVQSCSAYGCKNRYHKDKNISFHKFPLARPDVCVKWVAAMRRNNFKPTRYSNICSQHFTKDCFKPECNNRVLKENAVPSLFCFSKLQIKAESLADPFPPEMDFPLTLPSLPLSDTEEPQQEIQTETHHTVDPLPLVENLPHSMSISCDHNYTVEDTVQQKKRIEQLEEQLDKLRKKLKTVQQKCRRQERQLKRFKAIGEFQRVNRDPALGEGYVILPKQLYDALKGIEPVEDP, encoded by the exons ATGGTCCAATCGTGCTCAGCTTACGGATGCAAAAACAGATATCATAAAGACAAAAACATTTCATTTCACAA GTTCCCACTAGCACGGCCAGACGTGTGTGTAAAATGGGTCGCGGCAATGAGGAGAAACAACTTCAAACCTACCAGATACAGTAATATCTGCTCTCAGCATTTCACCAAAGACTGCTTCAAACCAGAGTGCAACAACAGAGTCCTGAAGGAGAATGCTGTTCCTTCACTATTCTGTTTCAGTAAACTACAAATcaag GCGGAGTCCTTGGCAGACCCGTTCCCTCCAGAGATGGACTTCCCTCtgaccctcccctccctccccctctccgaCACAGAGGAGCCCCAGcaggagatacagacagagactcATCACACTGTAGACCCCCTACCCCTGGTAGAGAACCTTCCCCACAGCATGTCCATCTCCTGCGACCACAACTACACCGTAGAGGACACGGTTCAGCAGAAGAAGAGGATTGAGCAGCTGGAGGAACAGCTGGACAAGCTGAGGAAGAAGTTAAAGACCGTGCAGCAGAAGTGTCGGAGGCAGGAGAGACAGTTGAAGAGGTTTAAGGCTATCGGCGAGTTCCAGAGGGTGAACAGGGACCCGGCGCTAGGCGAGGGATATGTCATTCTACCCAAACAGCTTTACGATGCGCTCAAAGGGATTGAGCCCGTAGAGGACCCGTGA
- the thap1 gene encoding THAP domain-containing protein 1 isoform X2, which produces MRRNNFKPTRYSNICSQHFTKDCFKPECNNRVLKENAVPSLFCFSKLQIKAESLADPFPPEMDFPLTLPSLPLSDTEEPQQEIQTETHHTVDPLPLVENLPHSMSISCDHNYTVEDTVQQKKRIEQLEEQLDKLRKKLKTVQQKCRRQERQLKRFKAIGEFQRVNRDPALGEGYVILPKQLYDALKGIEPVEDP; this is translated from the exons ATGAGGAGAAACAACTTCAAACCTACCAGATACAGTAATATCTGCTCTCAGCATTTCACCAAAGACTGCTTCAAACCAGAGTGCAACAACAGAGTCCTGAAGGAGAATGCTGTTCCTTCACTATTCTGTTTCAGTAAACTACAAATcaag GCGGAGTCCTTGGCAGACCCGTTCCCTCCAGAGATGGACTTCCCTCtgaccctcccctccctccccctctccgaCACAGAGGAGCCCCAGcaggagatacagacagagactcATCACACTGTAGACCCCCTACCCCTGGTAGAGAACCTTCCCCACAGCATGTCCATCTCCTGCGACCACAACTACACCGTAGAGGACACGGTTCAGCAGAAGAAGAGGATTGAGCAGCTGGAGGAACAGCTGGACAAGCTGAGGAAGAAGTTAAAGACCGTGCAGCAGAAGTGTCGGAGGCAGGAGAGACAGTTGAAGAGGTTTAAGGCTATCGGCGAGTTCCAGAGGGTGAACAGGGACCCGGCGCTAGGCGAGGGATATGTCATTCTACCCAAACAGCTTTACGATGCGCTCAAAGGGATTGAGCCCGTAGAGGACCCGTGA